A region from the Triticum urartu cultivar G1812 chromosome 1, Tu2.1, whole genome shotgun sequence genome encodes:
- the LOC125537481 gene encoding profilin-2, protein MSWQTYVDEHLMCDIEGHHLASAAILGHDGTVWAQSADFPQFAPAEITAIMKDFDEPGHLAPTGMFVAGAKYMVIQGEPGAVIRGKKGAGGITIKKTGQALVVGAYEEPMTPGQCNMVVERLGDYLVEQGM, encoded by the exons ATGTCGTGGCAGACGTACGTCGACGAGCACCTGATGTGCGACATCGAGGGCCACCACCTCGCCTCCGCGGCCATCCTCGGCCACGACGGCACCGTCTGGGCCCAGAGCGCCGACTTCCCCCAG TTCGCGCCCGCCGAGATCACTGCCATCATGAAGGACTTCGACGAGCCGGGGCACCTCGCCCCCACCGGCATGTTCGTTGCAGGTGCCAAGTACATGGTTATCCAGGGCGAACCTGGCGCTGTCATCCGTGGCAAGAAG GGAGCAGGAGGCATCACCATCAAGAAGACCGGGCAGGCGCTGGTGGTCGGCGCCTACGAGGAGCCCATGACCCCTGGGCAGTGCAACATGGTGGTGGAGAGGCTCGGCGACTACCTTGTCGAACAAGGCATGTAG